A DNA window from Bradyrhizobium barranii subsp. barranii contains the following coding sequences:
- a CDS encoding DUF3141 domain-containing protein, with protein sequence MAIKDLKLPDGPMSGLVASAVEYMVDAGQRSVLFLDIMRQRGDQYREHVAQTAPHVLQYAAELITDGRKLDEPVNYALVRIIPPKDVEIDMSRRPFIVVDPRAGHGPGIGGFKADSEIGVAMKAGHPCYFIGFLPEPMPGQTIERIARAEAIFIETVISRHPDADGNPCVIGNCQAGWAVMILASLRPELFGPLIIAGAPLAYWAGVHGKYPMRYSGGLLGGSWLTALTSDLGAGKFDGAWLVQNFENQNPSNTLWTKQYNVYSKVDTEAERYLDFERWWGGHVNLNAEEIQFIVDELFIGNNLAAGKIDMSDGQKVDLRNIRSPIVVFCSKGDNVTPPQQALDWILDCYADVDEIRAYGQTIVYTVHESIGHLGIFVSGGVAKKEHAEFSSNIDLIDVLPPGLYEATFEARGNETLNADLAVGQWVMRCEARTLDDIRAMGGNSPEDERRFAAAKRVSELNLAAYQKFMRPWVKGMVTPQLAEWARNMHPLRLQYEAFSSQNPWMSTVKSAADRVETDRKPASKDNPFLAFQEQMSKQIVHTLDSWRDAQEALSEAVFLNLYGSPLLQAAVGVDPNSVPSRHREMSQEHRAMLAARIAELKSHIAEGGLREAALRALLYVGSARGMVDERSIEALRQVRRDHAGARMTLSEFKKLVREQFFMLLLDREGALAAIPKLLPDDTNQRRAAFVAMREVLSASEDITGERANRLKRVAALFGLDGEGELTSNVAPFDPKARAS encoded by the coding sequence ATGGCGATCAAAGACTTAAAGCTGCCTGATGGCCCAATGTCGGGGCTGGTCGCCTCGGCCGTGGAATACATGGTCGATGCGGGACAGCGCAGCGTCCTGTTCCTGGACATCATGCGCCAGCGCGGCGACCAGTACCGCGAGCACGTCGCCCAGACCGCGCCGCACGTCCTGCAATATGCCGCCGAACTGATCACGGACGGCCGGAAGCTGGACGAGCCCGTCAACTACGCACTGGTGCGCATCATTCCGCCGAAGGATGTTGAGATCGACATGAGCCGGCGTCCGTTCATCGTGGTCGATCCGCGCGCCGGCCATGGACCCGGCATCGGCGGCTTCAAGGCCGATAGCGAGATCGGCGTCGCCATGAAGGCGGGGCATCCCTGCTACTTCATTGGCTTCCTTCCGGAGCCGATGCCCGGGCAGACCATCGAACGCATTGCACGCGCGGAAGCCATCTTCATCGAGACCGTCATCAGCCGTCATCCGGACGCTGACGGGAACCCCTGTGTGATCGGCAATTGCCAGGCCGGCTGGGCCGTCATGATCCTGGCGTCACTGCGGCCGGAACTGTTTGGGCCGCTGATCATCGCCGGTGCACCGCTGGCCTACTGGGCAGGCGTGCACGGCAAATACCCCATGCGCTATTCCGGCGGCCTGCTGGGCGGAAGCTGGCTCACGGCGCTCACGAGCGATCTCGGTGCCGGCAAGTTCGACGGCGCCTGGCTGGTGCAGAATTTCGAGAACCAGAACCCGTCGAATACGCTCTGGACCAAGCAGTACAACGTCTACTCCAAGGTCGATACCGAGGCGGAACGCTATCTCGATTTCGAGCGCTGGTGGGGCGGACACGTCAATCTCAATGCCGAGGAAATCCAGTTCATCGTCGACGAGCTCTTCATCGGCAACAATCTCGCAGCCGGCAAGATCGATATGTCCGATGGCCAGAAGGTCGATCTGCGCAACATTCGCTCGCCGATCGTGGTGTTCTGCTCCAAAGGCGACAATGTCACCCCGCCGCAGCAGGCGTTGGACTGGATCCTGGACTGCTACGCCGACGTCGACGAGATCAGAGCTTATGGCCAGACCATCGTCTATACCGTTCACGAGAGCATCGGCCATCTCGGCATCTTCGTATCCGGCGGTGTGGCCAAGAAGGAGCACGCTGAGTTCTCCAGCAACATCGACCTGATCGACGTGCTGCCGCCAGGACTCTACGAGGCCACGTTCGAGGCCCGTGGCAACGAGACGCTCAATGCGGATCTTGCGGTAGGCCAGTGGGTGATGCGCTGCGAGGCCCGCACGCTGGATGATATCCGCGCGATGGGCGGAAATTCGCCCGAGGACGAGCGGCGCTTTGCTGCGGCCAAGCGTGTCTCGGAGCTCAATCTCGCTGCTTATCAGAAATTCATGCGGCCGTGGGTGAAGGGCATGGTGACGCCCCAACTCGCGGAATGGGCCCGCAACATGCATCCGCTGCGGCTGCAATACGAGGCGTTCAGCAGCCAGAACCCCTGGATGTCCACGGTCAAATCGGCTGCCGATCGTGTCGAGACAGACCGCAAGCCGGCTTCAAAGGACAATCCATTCCTGGCATTCCAGGAACAAATGTCGAAGCAGATCGTGCACACGCTGGATAGCTGGCGCGATGCGCAGGAGGCGCTGAGCGAGGCCGTCTTCCTCAACCTCTACGGCTCGCCGCTGCTCCAGGCCGCGGTCGGCGTCGACCCTAATTCCGTGCCCTCGCGCCACCGGGAGATGTCGCAGGAGCATCGCGCCATGCTCGCGGCACGGATCGCCGAGCTGAAATCGCACATCGCTGAGGGCGGGCTCCGCGAAGCGGCGCTCCGCGCGCTGCTTTATGTTGGCTCCGCACGCGGCATGGTGGATGAGCGGAGCATCGAGGCGTTGCGGCAGGTTCGGCGTGACCATGCCGGCGCCCGCATGACGCTGTCGGAATTCAAGAAGCTGGTGCGTGAGCAGTTCTTCATGCTGCTTCTCGATCGCGAAGGTGCTCTCGCTGCGATCCCGAAATTGTTGCCCGACGACACCAACCAGCGGCGTGCGGCCTTCGTGGCGATGCGCGAGGTGCTATCGGCGAGTGAGGACATCACCGGCGAGCGGGCCAATCGCCTGAAGCGCGTCGCCGCGCTCTTCGGTCTGGACGGAGAGGGCGAGTTGACATCGAACGTCGCCCCTTTCGATCCCAAGGCACGGGCGTCGTAA
- a CDS encoding GNAT family N-acetyltransferase: MPDAANYSRQERLRDGRLVDIRALRPEDEPDMLAALEETSAQSLQRRFFVTKRHFSERERAFFMEPDFRNHVALVACTEEANRSMIIGGGRYVIFEPGRAEAAFVVIDAWQGRGVGGLLTRHLIAIAREAGLTELTAEVLPENAAMLRVFDKFGFKPATTREPGVIHMALKLS; the protein is encoded by the coding sequence GTGCCGGATGCCGCAAATTACAGCCGCCAGGAGAGACTTCGCGACGGACGATTGGTCGATATCCGGGCGCTTCGCCCCGAGGACGAGCCCGACATGCTTGCCGCGCTCGAGGAGACCAGCGCTCAATCGCTCCAACGCCGCTTCTTTGTGACGAAGCGTCATTTTTCCGAACGGGAGCGCGCTTTCTTCATGGAACCCGATTTCAGAAACCACGTGGCGCTGGTTGCGTGCACGGAAGAGGCGAACCGCAGCATGATCATCGGCGGTGGTCGCTATGTCATATTCGAGCCTGGACGGGCCGAAGCAGCTTTCGTCGTGATCGATGCCTGGCAGGGACGTGGCGTTGGCGGGCTGCTGACGCGCCATCTGATCGCTATCGCCCGCGAGGCCGGATTGACGGAGTTGACCGCGGAAGTGTTACCGGAGAACGCGGCGATGCTCCGCGTCTTCGACAAGTTTGGCTTCAAGCCAGCAACGACCCGCGAACCCGGTGTAATTCACATGGCATTGAAGCTGTCCTAA